One genomic segment of Coriobacteriia bacterium includes these proteins:
- the nhaA gene encoding Na+/H+ antiporter NhaA produces MIDVSRKRFEAKRRMREIFSDTAAAALMIIAAVVAIVLSNTALYETLHHAMMTPIGITIGGTFIGLSFEVIVNDVLMAFFFLLVGCDLKYQMTVGALAQPKQAILPMVAALGGVAGPAIIFLLINPAETSHGWAIPTATDIAFALAVMSLLGDRVPLGAKVFFSTLAIADDLFAIVVIALFYSSSVNFAWLAGAAGATLVLLALNRGKVYMVTPYMLVGGALWLCFFFSGVHATLAGVVLAFTLPSRSDVQLTNFTSWLVSRANVIDDAYDATSRVLGQHKVTELARQLETVSHRVTPPLQRVEHAISWPVNFLVLPLFAFVNAQISFAGADMLAVIGDPVTLGVFIGALAGKPIGILLTTAIMVLIFRFKLPDNVRWGHMVGVGILGGIGFTMSILISGLAFTDGTSVTEAKLGIIMGSVTAAVLGLLYYQIYLSAVEKKEAAKAAAALDAVLSGSGDVKVTRVVAGKSETASAAGERAEQVAAAEKPTTPTADAPSAAQAPARETVVDDLSDASSLDEGDL; encoded by the coding sequence ATGATCGACGTATCCCGCAAGCGCTTCGAGGCGAAGCGCCGCATGAGGGAGATCTTCTCTGACACGGCTGCCGCGGCCCTCATGATCATCGCCGCCGTCGTCGCTATCGTCCTGTCGAACACAGCGCTGTACGAGACGCTGCATCACGCCATGATGACGCCCATCGGCATCACGATCGGCGGCACGTTCATCGGCCTGTCGTTCGAGGTGATCGTTAACGACGTGCTCATGGCGTTCTTCTTCCTGCTCGTGGGCTGCGACCTCAAGTATCAGATGACCGTCGGCGCGCTTGCCCAGCCCAAACAGGCCATCCTTCCCATGGTGGCGGCTCTGGGCGGCGTCGCAGGCCCGGCGATCATCTTCCTGCTCATCAACCCGGCGGAGACGTCGCACGGCTGGGCCATCCCCACGGCGACGGACATCGCGTTCGCCCTGGCCGTCATGTCGCTGCTCGGCGATCGCGTGCCGCTCGGCGCCAAGGTGTTCTTCTCGACGCTGGCCATTGCCGACGACCTGTTCGCCATCGTCGTCATCGCGCTGTTCTACAGCTCGTCGGTCAACTTTGCCTGGCTGGCCGGGGCGGCGGGCGCGACGCTCGTTCTGCTGGCGCTCAACCGCGGCAAGGTGTACATGGTGACGCCGTACATGCTCGTGGGCGGCGCGCTGTGGCTGTGCTTCTTCTTCTCGGGCGTGCACGCCACGCTCGCCGGCGTCGTGCTGGCGTTCACGCTGCCGTCGCGCTCCGACGTCCAGCTGACGAACTTCACGAGCTGGCTCGTGTCGCGCGCCAACGTCATCGACGACGCCTACGACGCGACCTCTCGCGTGCTCGGCCAGCACAAGGTCACGGAGCTTGCACGCCAGCTCGAGACGGTGTCGCATCGCGTGACGCCGCCGCTGCAGCGCGTCGAGCACGCCATCTCGTGGCCGGTCAACTTCCTCGTGCTGCCGCTGTTCGCCTTCGTTAACGCGCAGATCAGCTTTGCTGGCGCCGACATGCTCGCCGTCATCGGCGACCCGGTGACGCTGGGTGTCTTCATCGGAGCGCTCGCGGGCAAGCCCATCGGCATCCTGCTGACGACGGCCATCATGGTGCTCATCTTCCGCTTCAAGCTGCCGGACAACGTGCGCTGGGGCCACATGGTGGGCGTGGGCATCCTGGGCGGTATCGGCTTCACGATGTCCATTCTCATCTCCGGCCTGGCGTTCACCGACGGCACGAGCGTGACGGAGGCAAAGCTCGGCATCATCATGGGCTCGGTCACGGCGGCGGTGCTCGGTCTGCTCTACTACCAGATCTACCTCAGCGCCGTCGAGAAGAAGGAGGCTGCCAAGGCGGCAGCTGCGCTCGACGCCGTGCTGAGCGGTTCGGGCGACGTCAAGGTGACGCGCGTCGTGGCGGGGAAGAGCGAGACTGCCTCCGCCGCAGGGGAGCGTGCGGAGCAGGTGGCCGCGGCCGAGAAGCCCACAACTCCGACGGCGGATGCGCCTTCTGCTGCGCAGGCGCCTGCCCGCGAGACCGTCGTGGACGACCTCTCCGACGCGTCCTCGCTCGATGAAGGCGACCTTTAA
- a CDS encoding epoxyqueuosine reductase QueH, with product MAESGRRLLLHACCGPCSLEPTRLLQQEGWDITICYVNPNIAPRSEYDHRLETLRFWAGGEGISVLEGPYDAAAWERDVARFGTNRAARCTACYRMRLRVAADMGAAGGFDALATTLAVSPYQLLDACNRELEREARRVGLEPLPRDFTAWYPQATTRSRELGMYRQNYCGCRFSAAESAWERCEAREARTRDRDVVRAAAAGAR from the coding sequence ATGGCCGAAAGCGGACGGCGCCTTCTGCTGCACGCGTGCTGCGGTCCGTGCTCGCTCGAGCCGACGCGCCTGCTGCAGCAGGAGGGCTGGGACATCACGATCTGCTACGTGAATCCCAACATCGCGCCGCGCTCTGAGTACGACCATCGGCTCGAGACGCTACGCTTTTGGGCCGGCGGCGAGGGCATTTCCGTGCTTGAGGGGCCCTATGACGCCGCGGCCTGGGAGCGGGACGTCGCGCGCTTCGGGACGAACCGAGCTGCCCGCTGTACGGCGTGCTACCGCATGCGCCTTCGCGTCGCGGCAGACATGGGGGCGGCGGGCGGCTTCGACGCGCTGGCCACGACGCTGGCCGTCTCTCCGTACCAGCTGCTCGATGCCTGCAACCGCGAGCTCGAACGCGAGGCGCGGCGCGTGGGGCTCGAGCCGCTGCCCCGCGACTTCACGGCGTGGTACCCGCAGGCGACGACGCGCTCGCGCGAGCTCGGCATGTATCGCCAGAACTACTGCGGCTGCCGGTTCTCGGCGGCGGAGTCGGCGTGGGAGCGCTGCGAGGCCCGCGAGGCTCGCACGCGTGACCGGGACGTGGTGCGCGCGGCCGCGGCGGGCGCGAGGTAG
- a CDS encoding DUF2974 domain-containing protein, which translates to MNILDYLGTAFDTFATRPLGNVDALILTQLSMVRAEELVPERPSSLRALPRALFDASVRAYVRPADLMRAELYDRLFTGLASDRLEALLCALAASPRFRELRISHPVSLFDPERHTQFAAATYAWGRGSGAWSFVAFRGTDTSFTGWREDFNMAIEPRVPAQEQAARYLERVAQRTRGPLYVGGHSKGGNLATYAVAMASQRVRDRVARVWSFDGPGFLPQTLSADEYALARPLLTKIVPNESYIGMLLERDDELLVARNTAHGIAQHSAFTWEIDPDTLDFAWADKLSDSSSFFRQVMSDWVGRYSREELEQFTEELFAALQSTDAHDIDDLLAGGPKTAAILGQAVQNAGDDGRRVVFGMLGQLGQTAARRAGDGITGAVRSGAATLARALRRGRTTRS; encoded by the coding sequence ATGAACATCCTCGACTATCTCGGCACCGCGTTCGACACGTTTGCGACGCGGCCGCTCGGCAACGTCGATGCGCTCATCCTGACGCAGCTCTCCATGGTACGCGCCGAGGAGCTCGTCCCCGAGCGGCCCAGCAGCCTGCGAGCCCTCCCCCGCGCGCTGTTCGACGCCAGCGTGCGCGCCTACGTGCGCCCCGCCGACCTCATGCGCGCTGAGTTGTACGACCGCCTCTTCACCGGTCTCGCCTCGGACCGTCTTGAGGCACTGCTCTGCGCACTCGCTGCAAGCCCACGCTTTCGCGAGCTGCGCATCTCCCACCCGGTCAGCCTGTTCGACCCCGAGCGTCACACGCAGTTTGCCGCTGCCACCTATGCGTGGGGACGCGGGAGCGGCGCGTGGTCGTTCGTCGCGTTTCGCGGGACGGACACGTCGTTCACGGGCTGGCGCGAGGACTTCAACATGGCCATCGAGCCCCGCGTCCCCGCCCAGGAGCAGGCCGCACGCTACCTGGAGCGCGTCGCCCAGCGCACGCGCGGCCCGCTCTACGTCGGCGGGCATTCCAAAGGCGGCAACCTCGCCACGTACGCCGTCGCCATGGCCTCGCAGCGCGTGCGCGACCGCGTGGCGCGCGTGTGGTCGTTCGACGGCCCCGGCTTTCTTCCGCAGACGCTCTCGGCCGACGAGTACGCCCTCGCGCGTCCTCTCCTCACGAAGATCGTGCCGAACGAGTCGTACATCGGCATGCTGCTCGAGCGCGACGATGAGCTGCTCGTAGCGCGCAACACCGCCCACGGCATCGCACAGCACAGCGCCTTCACCTGGGAGATCGACCCGGACACGCTCGACTTCGCCTGGGCGGACAAGCTTTCCGACAGCTCGTCGTTCTTCCGACAGGTCATGAGCGACTGGGTCGGCCGCTACTCGCGCGAAGAGCTCGAGCAGTTCACCGAGGAGCTGTTCGCGGCACTCCAGTCCACAGATGCCCACGACATCGACGACCTGCTCGCTGGAGGACCCAAGACCGCCGCCATCCTCGGCCAGGCCGTGCAGAACGCTGGCGACGACGGGCGGCGTGTCGTGTTTGGCATGCTGGGGCAGCTCGGGCAGACCGCCGCGCGGCGGGCGGGTGACGGCATCACAGGGGCCGTGCGCTCGGGGGCCGCAACGCTCGCGAGAGCGCTGCGCCGCGGGAGAACCACGCGGTCTTAG
- the aroF gene encoding 3-deoxy-7-phosphoheptulonate synthase produces the protein MIAVIKPGTTSEQLDNLVTWLKSKGLDVNISGSESTVVGLIGDTSRVDKDLLESMDIIESVTRVSEPFKQANRKFHPEDTVVDCGHGVLVGGGHFQVIAGPCSVEGENLFEIARAVKAAGATMLRGGAFKPRTSPYANQGMGKAGLELLVEARRQTGMPIVTEIMDVRDVQLFVDMDIDVLQVGARNSQNFNLLREVGKTGRPVLLKRGMAGTIDELLMSAEYIMSEGNHNVMLCERGIRTFEQRTRNTFDLNAVPVLHYLTHLPVIADPSHSTGYNRYVSPMALAATACGADGLEIEVHNCPSCAWSDGPQALLPDQFAALMPQVRAIREVVA, from the coding sequence ATGATTGCTGTCATCAAGCCCGGCACGACGTCCGAGCAGCTCGACAACCTCGTCACGTGGCTCAAGAGCAAGGGCCTCGACGTCAACATCTCGGGCAGCGAGTCCACGGTCGTCGGCCTCATTGGCGACACGAGCCGCGTCGACAAGGACCTGCTCGAGTCCATGGACATCATCGAGTCGGTCACGCGCGTCTCCGAGCCGTTCAAGCAGGCGAACCGCAAGTTCCACCCCGAGGACACCGTCGTCGACTGCGGCCACGGCGTGCTCGTGGGCGGCGGCCACTTCCAGGTCATCGCCGGCCCGTGCTCCGTCGAGGGCGAGAACCTGTTCGAGATCGCCCGCGCCGTGAAGGCCGCCGGCGCCACGATGCTGCGCGGCGGCGCGTTCAAGCCGCGCACGAGCCCCTATGCCAACCAGGGCATGGGCAAAGCCGGCCTCGAGCTGCTCGTCGAGGCGCGCCGCCAGACGGGCATGCCCATCGTCACCGAGATCATGGACGTGCGCGACGTGCAGCTGTTCGTCGACATGGACATCGACGTCCTGCAGGTGGGCGCCCGCAACTCGCAGAACTTCAACCTGCTTCGCGAGGTGGGCAAGACGGGCCGCCCCGTGCTACTCAAGCGCGGCATGGCCGGCACGATCGACGAGCTGCTCATGAGCGCCGAGTACATCATGAGCGAGGGCAACCACAACGTTATGCTGTGCGAGCGCGGCATCCGCACGTTCGAGCAGCGCACGCGCAACACGTTCGACCTCAACGCCGTGCCCGTGCTGCACTACCTGACGCACCTGCCCGTCATCGCCGACCCGAGCCACTCGACGGGTTACAACCGCTACGTGAGCCCTATGGCGCTTGCGGCGACTGCGTGCGGGGCGGACGGCCTGGAGATCGAGGTGCACAACTGCCCGTCGTGCGCCTGGTCCGACGGCCCGCAGGCCCTGCTGCCCGACCAGTTCGCCGCACTCATGCCCCAGGTGCGCGCCATCCGAGAGGTCGTGGCGTAA
- the queA gene encoding tRNA preQ1(34) S-adenosylmethionine ribosyltransferase-isomerase QueA, translating to MRTDDFDYDLPKELIAQAPAEPRDSCRLLVLHREDGSVEHRTFRDIIDYLEPGDLLVANRTRVMPARLIGHKRDTGGVAETLLLKRREDVDALGRVWECLVNPGRRLKPGAVVEYRAGGLHAPMDASVVLTGTIVDFVEDSKGARLVRFEPQGTLPDGSARELDEAIHEAGHVPLPPYITDYAGDPEKYQTVYAMSEEHSAAAPTAGLHFTPELLQRCHEKGIGWATVELEVGIDTFRLVEEDDPTQHVMHTERYHVGPEVVEAVRATKAAGHRVVAVGTTAVRSLESAWDPQAPVATPPVTARRFSSAADSAAVCGRGDIVERRDATTNLYLMPGSTFHVVDALITNFHVPRSTLMMLVSAFATREQIMDAYGLAIHERYRMLSFGDAMFIE from the coding sequence CTGAGAACCGACGACTTCGACTATGACCTGCCCAAGGAGCTCATCGCCCAGGCCCCTGCCGAGCCGCGCGACTCCTGCCGGCTGCTCGTGCTGCACCGCGAGGACGGCTCCGTCGAGCACCGCACGTTCCGCGACATCATCGACTACCTCGAGCCGGGCGACCTGCTCGTCGCTAACCGTACGCGCGTCATGCCGGCGCGCCTCATCGGCCACAAGCGCGACACGGGTGGCGTCGCCGAGACGTTGCTGCTCAAGCGCCGCGAGGACGTCGACGCGCTCGGCCGCGTGTGGGAGTGCCTCGTCAACCCCGGCCGGCGCCTCAAGCCTGGTGCCGTCGTCGAGTACCGCGCCGGCGGCCTGCATGCGCCGATGGACGCCTCGGTCGTGCTCACGGGCACGATCGTGGACTTCGTGGAGGACTCCAAGGGCGCGCGCCTCGTGCGCTTCGAGCCGCAGGGCACACTGCCCGACGGTAGCGCCCGAGAGCTGGACGAGGCCATCCACGAGGCCGGCCACGTCCCGCTGCCTCCCTACATCACCGATTACGCTGGCGATCCGGAGAAGTACCAGACCGTCTACGCCATGAGCGAGGAGCACTCTGCCGCCGCTCCGACGGCGGGCCTGCACTTTACGCCCGAGCTGCTGCAGCGCTGCCACGAGAAGGGCATTGGCTGGGCGACGGTTGAGCTCGAGGTCGGCATCGACACGTTCCGCCTTGTCGAGGAGGACGACCCGACGCAGCACGTCATGCACACAGAGCGCTACCACGTGGGTCCCGAGGTCGTCGAGGCCGTGCGCGCCACGAAGGCGGCGGGCCATCGCGTCGTCGCCGTGGGCACGACGGCCGTGCGCTCGCTCGAGAGCGCATGGGACCCGCAGGCTCCCGTCGCCACGCCGCCTGTGACGGCCCGGCGATTTAGTAGCGCCGCCGACTCGGCGGCCGTCTGCGGGCGCGGCGACATCGTGGAGCGCCGCGACGCCACGACGAACCTTTACCTGATGCCCGGCTCGACGTTCCACGTTGTCGACGCCCTCATCACGAACTTCCACGTGCCGCGCTCCACGCTCATGATGCTCGTCTCGGCGTTTGCGACGCGCGAGCAGATCATGGACGCCTACGGCCTCGCCATCCACGAGCGATACCGCATGCTCTCGTTTGGCGACGCCATGTTCATCGAGTAG
- the aroA gene encoding 3-phosphoshikimate 1-carboxyvinyltransferase, which produces MAHVVTATICPRPLSGEVPAIASKSAAHRMLVAAALADAPTEVRCATTSRDIEATCRCLGALGAVIERVPGGFHVQPIPRTDDGCVLEEHRYRVLDCDESGSTLRFMLPVSFALGADAIFMGSGRLPERPLSPLREQLEAHGCKMSPKGAWPLATEGRLEPGTFTLPGNVSSQFTTGLLLALPLVGSASTIVIQPPVESRPYVVMTTEVLAKFGVRVSNSVDGSIYEVTSSTPYRTPDIVNVEGDWSNAAFWLCAGALGSRSITVRNVDLGTEQGDLAVLDVLGQFGAHVRVHPGEGWATACGVDPQTGEPCQLRGTTIDAADIPDLVPVLSVVAACAEGDTRVINAGRLRIKESDRLATTHAMLAALGVGVEELDDGLIIHGCGGQAPLVVGEDGSLPACLSGNSVLSSHNDHRLAMAGAVAAIRADGPVTITDAQAVGKSYPGFFDDYRLLGGCVELDEHEFSVTR; this is translated from the coding sequence ATGGCCCACGTCGTCACCGCAACGATCTGTCCCCGCCCGCTCTCGGGCGAGGTTCCCGCCATCGCGTCGAAGTCCGCCGCCCATCGCATGCTCGTCGCTGCCGCTCTGGCCGACGCGCCCACGGAGGTGCGCTGCGCCACGACGTCGCGCGACATCGAGGCGACGTGCCGCTGCCTCGGGGCGCTCGGCGCCGTTATCGAGCGCGTGCCGGGCGGCTTTCACGTCCAGCCCATCCCGCGCACCGACGACGGATGCGTGCTCGAGGAGCACCGCTACCGCGTGCTCGACTGCGACGAGAGCGGCTCGACGCTGCGCTTCATGCTGCCCGTGAGCTTTGCGCTGGGGGCTGACGCCATATTCATGGGGTCTGGACGGCTGCCGGAGCGGCCGCTGTCCCCTCTGCGCGAGCAGCTTGAGGCGCACGGCTGCAAGATGTCGCCGAAGGGGGCGTGGCCCCTGGCGACGGAGGGGCGCCTCGAGCCGGGGACGTTCACGCTGCCGGGCAACGTATCGTCGCAGTTCACGACCGGCCTGCTGCTCGCCCTGCCGCTCGTTGGCAGCGCGAGCACCATCGTCATCCAGCCGCCCGTCGAGTCGCGCCCCTACGTCGTCATGACGACGGAGGTGCTCGCGAAGTTCGGCGTGCGCGTGTCCAACTCCGTGGACGGCTCCATCTACGAGGTCACGTCGTCGACGCCCTACCGCACGCCGGACATCGTCAACGTCGAGGGTGATTGGTCCAACGCCGCCTTCTGGCTGTGCGCCGGCGCCCTGGGGAGCCGGTCCATCACGGTGCGCAACGTCGACCTGGGTACGGAGCAGGGCGACCTTGCCGTGCTTGACGTGCTCGGCCAGTTCGGCGCGCATGTGCGCGTGCATCCCGGCGAGGGCTGGGCGACGGCGTGCGGCGTCGACCCGCAGACGGGCGAGCCCTGCCAGCTGCGCGGCACGACGATCGACGCGGCGGACATTCCCGACCTCGTGCCTGTGCTGTCCGTCGTGGCGGCGTGCGCCGAGGGCGACACGCGCGTCATCAACGCGGGTCGTCTGCGCATCAAGGAGTCCGACCGCCTTGCGACGACGCACGCGATGCTCGCAGCGCTTGGCGTGGGTGTCGAGGAGCTGGACGACGGCCTCATCATCCACGGGTGCGGCGGGCAAGCGCCGCTCGTCGTTGGCGAGGACGGCTCGCTTCCGGCCTGCCTGAGCGGCAACTCGGTGCTCTCGTCGCACAACGACCACCGCCTCGCCATGGCGGGCGCCGTGGCGGCCATCCGCGCCGACGGCCCGGTCACCATCACGGACGCCCAGGCGGTTGGCAAGTCCTACCCCGGGTTCTTTGACGACTATCGCCTGCTGGGCGGTTGCGTTGAGCTCGACGAGCACGAGTTCTCTGTGACGCGGTAG
- a CDS encoding prephenate dehydrogenase/arogenate dehydrogenase family protein, with the protein MAGEEGQTARIAGQRGERPTVGIVGLGLIGGSFAKAYRKAGWRVYAFDLDADVMGAARVETIDGALDDATIPQCDLVLLAVYPGAAIGWLCEHADDLAGDTLVIDCCGVKREVCDACLPLAQGRGFTFVGGHPMAGAQYSGFKYARANLYHGAPMVIVPPRTDDMALLDRIKCALEPAGFGSICVTTAEEHDRRIAYTSQLAHVVSNAYIKSPTAQGHKGFSAGSYRDMTRVAWLNENMWTELFLDDADNLLTELDLVIASLGEYREALASRDADRLRELLRDGRIAKENAERRIAGER; encoded by the coding sequence ATGGCGGGCGAGGAGGGGCAGACGGCGCGCATCGCAGGCCAGCGCGGAGAGCGGCCCACGGTCGGCATCGTCGGACTCGGCCTCATCGGCGGCTCGTTCGCCAAGGCGTATCGCAAGGCCGGCTGGCGCGTGTACGCGTTCGACCTCGACGCAGACGTCATGGGTGCGGCGCGCGTCGAGACGATCGATGGCGCGCTCGATGACGCGACGATCCCCCAGTGCGACCTCGTGCTGCTGGCCGTCTATCCCGGGGCGGCCATCGGCTGGCTGTGCGAGCACGCCGACGACCTTGCGGGCGACACGCTTGTCATTGACTGCTGCGGTGTCAAGCGCGAGGTATGCGACGCCTGCCTGCCGCTGGCGCAGGGCCGGGGCTTCACGTTCGTGGGCGGCCACCCCATGGCCGGTGCTCAGTACTCCGGCTTCAAGTACGCGCGCGCCAACCTCTACCACGGCGCGCCGATGGTCATCGTCCCGCCGCGCACGGACGACATGGCGCTGCTCGACCGCATCAAGTGCGCCCTGGAGCCGGCGGGCTTCGGGAGCATCTGCGTCACGACCGCCGAGGAGCACGACCGCCGCATCGCCTACACGTCGCAGCTCGCCCACGTCGTGAGCAACGCCTACATCAAGAGCCCGACCGCCCAGGGCCACAAGGGCTTCTCGGCGGGCAGCTATCGCGACATGACGCGCGTGGCCTGGCTCAACGAGAACATGTGGACGGAGCTGTTCCTCGACGACGCCGACAACCTGCTGACGGAGCTCGACCTCGTCATCGCCTCGCTGGGGGAGTACCGCGAGGCGCTGGCGAGCCGTGACGCCGACCGCCTGCGCGAGCTGCTGCGCGACGGCCGCATCGCCAAGGAGAATGCCGAGCGCCGGATCGCAGGTGAGCGCTGA
- the aroB gene encoding 3-dehydroquinate synthase — MDAVEELGAVLIDSAAGSRALGSPDERDRVGERGERLIRVEASGSYDVAVGRGLLDEVGARVRAALPAADAAVLVVSDEHVAPHYAARVETSLRSAGFAPTTLVLPAGEPTKCLANLGRVLEAAAEAGLTRQSTIVALGGGVIGDLAGFAAATYMRGCHLVQVATSLLAMVDSSVGGKTAIDLPQGKNLAGAFYQPSLVLCDLDVLATLPPEFWADGTGEIVKYGIMCDPELFEWLNAPLAPQVERVVARCVAIKRDVVEADEREGGLRKLLNLGHTVGHAIERLSGFGVSHGRAVAAGCAIMARACAAKGLCSADVAARVEAQLRVHGLPTGCDYAPHDLYEAALSDKKRVGSTMDVITVRDVGHTEVRRLDLPAFEALVAAGVSGSSGEPGRTMTADL, encoded by the coding sequence ATGGACGCGGTGGAGGAGCTCGGTGCGGTGCTCATAGACAGCGCCGCGGGCTCGCGGGCCCTCGGATCGCCTGACGAGCGCGACCGGGTCGGGGAGCGCGGCGAACGGCTCATCCGCGTCGAGGCGTCGGGGTCGTATGACGTCGCCGTGGGGCGCGGCCTGCTCGACGAGGTTGGCGCGCGCGTCAGGGCCGCGTTGCCGGCCGCCGACGCCGCCGTGCTCGTCGTGAGCGACGAGCACGTAGCGCCGCACTACGCCGCGCGCGTCGAGACGAGCCTGCGGTCGGCGGGCTTTGCGCCCACGACGCTTGTGCTGCCGGCGGGCGAGCCCACGAAGTGCCTGGCGAACCTGGGTCGCGTGCTGGAAGCGGCGGCTGAGGCGGGGCTCACGCGCCAATCGACGATCGTCGCGCTCGGCGGCGGCGTCATCGGAGACCTCGCGGGCTTCGCGGCGGCGACGTACATGCGCGGCTGCCACCTCGTGCAGGTCGCGACGTCGCTGCTCGCGATGGTGGACTCGTCGGTGGGCGGCAAGACGGCCATCGACCTGCCGCAGGGCAAGAACCTCGCCGGCGCGTTCTACCAGCCGTCTCTCGTGCTGTGCGACCTGGACGTGCTTGCCACGCTGCCTCCCGAGTTCTGGGCGGACGGCACGGGCGAGATCGTCAAGTACGGCATCATGTGCGACCCCGAGCTGTTCGAGTGGCTCAACGCTCCGCTTGCGCCGCAGGTCGAGCGCGTCGTGGCCCGCTGCGTCGCCATCAAGCGCGACGTCGTCGAGGCCGACGAGCGCGAGGGCGGCCTGCGCAAGCTGCTGAACCTTGGGCACACGGTCGGCCACGCCATAGAGCGGCTGAGCGGCTTTGGCGTGTCGCACGGGCGCGCCGTCGCCGCCGGCTGCGCCATCATGGCGCGGGCGTGCGCGGCGAAGGGCCTGTGCTCGGCGGACGTCGCCGCGCGCGTCGAGGCCCAGTTGCGCGTGCACGGCTTGCCGACGGGCTGCGACTACGCGCCGCATGACCTGTACGAGGCGGCGCTGTCCGACAAGAAGCGCGTCGGCTCCACGATGGACGTTATCACCGTGCGCGACGTCGGCCACACCGAGGTGCGCAGGCTCGACCTGCCCGCGTTCGAAGCGCTTGTTGCCGCTGGCGTCTCCGGCTCGTCTGGGGAGCCCGGTCGTACAATGACAGCCGATCTGTAG